In Heteronotia binoei isolate CCM8104 ecotype False Entrance Well chromosome 16, APGP_CSIRO_Hbin_v1, whole genome shotgun sequence, a single genomic region encodes these proteins:
- the LOC132585439 gene encoding zinc finger and BTB domain-containing protein 39-like — MGMRIKLHSTDHPNNLLKELNKCRLSETMCDVTIVVGSRSFPAHKAVLACAAGYFQNLFLNSGLDAARTYVVDFITPANFEKILSFVYTSELFTDLINVGVIYEVAEKLGMDDLLKACHSTFPDLENSAVIRQPSISGESQPSGALAEPNHEIRNSGKHLGPERNSNTRGEAASGYKDDPVSEASHNLMHPQTPKTEEQESPAQFTGAVSMVTQAGLSSVSMAVQNTVSPCQPYKIQSNGDYSKGSFFASDASLDISTGSNSCPSNSDHSKDQGFGHLDELQLEDLGEDELPFEDPAEELGATEEVIELSDDSEEELSFENDTRDSKAMPCQVCKKVLEPNIQLIRQHARDHVDLLTGNCKVCETHFQDRNSRVTHVLSHIGIFLFSCDMCETKFFTQWQLNLHRREGVFDNNIIVHPSDPLIGKVNLFSGDLACAACGKVLAKDFHMVRGHILDHVNLKGQVCDLCDQRHLNLCSLMWHTLSHLGISVFSCSICANSFVDRHLLEKHMAVHQSLEEAMFRCHYCGQAFKLEAAYRYHVSQHKCSNSLDLVRPSFGDRLHQQALQKRKLPEEFLSEDVALQNQPGNSKYSCKVCGKRFAHTSEFNYHRRIHTGEKPYQCKVCHKFFRGRSTIKCHLKTHSGALMYRCTVCGHYSSTLNLMSKHIGVHKGSLPPDFTIEQTFMYIIHSKDTEKNTDS, encoded by the coding sequence ATGGGCATGAGGATTAAACTACACAGCACTGATCACCCCAACAACCTGCTCAAGGAACTTAACAAATGCAGGTTGTCAGAAACTATGTGCGACGTTACCATTGTGGTGGGTAGCCGGTCCTTTCCTGCTCACAAAGCAGTGCTGGCGTGTGCAGCCGGCTATTTCCAGAACCTCTTCCTCAATTCAGGGCTGGATGCTGCCCGCACCTACGTGGTGGATTTCATCACTCCAGCCAACTTTGAAAAGATTCTGAGCTTTGTCTATACCTCAGAGTTGTTCACGGACCTGATCAATGTGGGCGTCATCTATGAGGTTGCTGAAAAATTGGGCATGGATGATTTGCTCAAGGCCTGCCATTCTACCTTCCCCGACTTAGAAAACTCAGCGGTCATCAGACAGCCCTCCATCTCAGGTGAAAGTCAGCCAAGTGGTGCTTTGGCTGAGCCAAACCACGAAATCCGGAACAGTGGGAAGCACCTTGGACCAGAGCGGAATTCTAACACACGTGGTGAAGCAGCAAGCGGCTACAAAGACGATCCTGTGAGTGAAGCCAGTCATAATTTAATGCATCCACAGACTCCCAAAACTGAAGAACAGGAATCACCTGCACAGTTTACTGGTGCCGTAAGCATGGTGACTCAGGCTGGTCTCAGCAGTGTCAGCATGGCAGTACAAAACACTGTGAGCCCTTGCCAGCCCTATAAGATCCAGAGCAATGGGGATTACAGCAAAGGCAGTTTTTTTGCCTCTGACGCCTCCCTGGATATATCCACAGGCAGTAACTCCTGCCCTAGCAATAGTGACCACTCCAAGGACCAGGGCTTTGGGCACCTGGATGAGCTACAGCTGGAAGACCTGGGGGAAGACGAGCTACCTTTTGAAGATCCTGCTGAGGAGCTAGGGGCCACAGAAGAAGTTATTGAGCTGAGTGATGACAGTGAGGAGGAACTATCTTTTGAGAACGACACCCGGGACAGTAAGGCCATGCCCTGTCAGGTGTGCAAGAAGGTTTTAGAGCCTAACATACAGCTGATCCGCCAGCATGCGAGAGACCACGTAGACCTCCTGACTGGCAACTGTAAAGTCTGTGAGACCCATTTCCAGGACAGGAACTCGAGAGTCACCCACGTCCTGTCGCACATCGGGATCTTCCTTTTTTCTTGTGATATGTGCGAGACTAAGTTTTTCACTCAGTGGCAGCTTAACCTCCACCGCCGAGAGGGAGTGTTTGATAACAACATCATTGTTCACCCCAGCGACCCGTTGATAGGGAAGGTGAACTTGTTTAGTGGGGACCTGGCCTGTGCTGCCTGTGGCAAGGTGTTGGCCAAAGATTTCCATATGGTTCGGGGCCACATCTTGGACCATGTGAACTTGAAAGGCCAAGTGTGTGACTTGTGCGACCAGCGGCATCTAAATCTCTGCAGCCTGATGTGGCACACGCTTTCCCACCTGGGCATCTCTGTTTTTTCTTGCTCTATTTGTGCCAACAGTTTTGTGGACAGGCACCTCCTGGAGAAGCACATGGCGGTACACCAAAGCCTGGAGGAAGCCATGTTCCGGTGTCACTACTGTGGCCAGGCTTTTAAGCTGGAAGCTGCTTACCGCTACCATGTAAGCCAGCACAAATGCAGCAACAGCTTGGACCTCGTCCGGCCCAGTTTTGGAGACCGCCTCCACCAGCAAGCTCTGCAGAAGAGGAAGTTGCCGGAGGAGTTCTTAAGCGAAGACGTGGCTCTTCAGAACCAGCCTGGAAACAGTAAATATAGCTGCAAGGTGTGCGGGAAAAGGTTTGCCCACACGAGTGAATTCAACTATCACCGACggatccatacaggggagaagccctacCAGTGCAAAGTGTGCCACAAGTTCTTCCGAGGGCGTTCCACCATCAAGTGCCACCTGAAGACGCACTCTGGGGCGCTCATGTACCGGTGCACAGTTTGTGGCCACTACAGTTCTACCCTTAACCTTATGAGCAAACACATAGGGGTGCACAAAGGCAGCCTCCCCCCAGACTTCACAATTGAACAAACTTTCATGTATATCATCCATTCCAAAGATACGGAGAAAAACACAGACAGCTGA